AAccatatttcttcaataaataaataaagtatttatttcattcaaaacaaataaggagataaattgtttcTATAAACCATTTTAGATTTATTCTTATGATGTTAGAAAACATATACCTATTTTCATCACAATATATTGCTGCAATtgtcaaatatatttcaaataattcttaTACATTATCTTAAACAATAATTCAGAAAAGTAATGGTTGGAGCTAATAATCACaagcaaattaaataaataagtttaattaGTTTCCCAATCTAACATAATTTTAAGTAAACTGTGTCTTATGTCATATTACATGttgaaaaatgacaaaattgcaaaattggtcGGGTGGTAAAATTAGTCCTACAAGTACTGAACTAACAATTTTGgtactatatattttaatgtagtaataattttagtctttctggccaaaattctcaaattttagttgtaaaACTCAACTTAAAGATGTGGTATCTTACGTGGATGCTGACTAAGCTAAATTGGTGGAAAATGAAGTATGTGTAAATTATATGAGGAAGAATTGGAGGTGtttaacaatttttctttgcctaaacatgttttaaaaaaatccgaATCAAAAGAACCCTAAAATCCCCCTTCCAGCGAATCCTCGAAGTTGCCAACTACATTAGCCACGTTCATCCTAATAGGGAAATTGAGGAGAAAGGGCACAATATGGGATATGGCTTTACTGAGTGGGTTAACCACCTCACGGGGACACATGGCAGTCTGAATTAAAAGCAATTTCGGAACCCTAAAATCTTAGGATTTCGGTTGAGGGAAGATATCTCCACtactttattcaaaatttaggaagTCATCCTTATCGTCAAAAGATACCTCATCCATAGCGGATTCTAACTGCTCCCAAGGATCATGAGTCTCCAAATGCCAGAGATAATCCTCAAACAAATCCATAAGATATTCAGTCTTATACAACCACTTTGTGAAGATAATGCTCCACCAAATCCGTGAGggattcaattttatccaattaacTGAAGATTGTTTATAAATTGAGAATTCTCTCAACACGAGAAGCCAAGTTTTACCATCATATTACAACTTTTACCTTCATATACCGCCACATTGgttgattattttcttactttgaattttatttcaacCCCAATCTTTTACTTATGCACAAAAAGTTGAACTTCACttatttgaactattttatttcactAGACGTCGTGGCACGTAGTCCATGCGAGCATAAATTAatgtactaatttttttacttattaaagCTCTTAATTTGTtcctatatattaaaatttgttattgtCTTTACAACATCGTATGTAAAAACTGtctaattactttttataatgcattaattatcgacatatattgtattttaattttttgcaatatatcatatcaatAGAGATTATTATAGTTACATGCAACATCAATGGGCCACGGCCGCTGTGAGTAGGTGTCAACAAAGTGGCGGCCTAGCCGGTGACGGTGGTGGCTTATTGCTTTTTCCCTTATCTTCTACATAGTGTTGgtcatatactttttaatgCAACAtgcaatttgaaaaaatatatacacttgTCACAGTGCGACAAAATTTCGCATGAATCTATATGTAGATATCTCAAAATAACGCAAGAGAGTGAGGGGAGAGATGGAATTCGTGTATTGTTGCCGAGACTATTATAAAagttgttttgtttgtttggtaGTACATATCCTTTGTTCAACTGTTGTATCTGTTAGTCAATTCTAGCTGTTGGTGACATGTTCGATGTGtgtacttaaaattttaatttactagaCCATTGTGGTATACcgtttttatatgtatataataaattattattatgacacGCCGTTTCTACATGCATATAGTAAACATAAATTACGAACAccaaaataatagtattttcaaatcttttttttatttttttattgtacaaGCTGTGAATTTATGGGTGGGCATTGACTTCGACTCCCAATCCGGGCCCAAAAGTTCGGGGGTTTCCCGATATTTTGGGTGCCGACCCAAACCCGGCCCAACATCCACCTTGTGAAGTCTAAAAAGATGGATAAAAGTGAGAAACAGAATGCGTTTGGTGCCCCCATGCAGGATCGAACTACAGACCTTCAGTTTACAAGACTGACGCTCTACCACTGAGCTATAGGGGCAGTTGTTGCCTCTCCCTCGGCAGAGCAGTATTTGTTTATGGGATTAGGTTgtgtcctttttctttaatttttgttttaaaattttgagtggaaatatttatttttgtatatatttattatgtggaataaaatgcattttaatcGTAATCAGTTGATAAGATTATAGTGATTGAATTACATTCAACATGTGTgcttaaatcatatttatttaatatataaaagataagaaagataaaatgaatctcaaaattgataaagaaaactttattgattttatttgtttgtggGTAGAAAGTAATAGAtagaacaaattaatttaacatatagTTGTATTGTTAAaggaaatacatatatattaaaaggtATTTTCGTGGAtcaatattatgaaaataaaaattagttactcTAAGGGGTTATggcttaataataatttagattagtAATGAAAGTACTTTCGAAGAGtgtacataatttaattatttcttgtattttttttaattgaaagataacgaagaaagataaaattaataactgagtcaacttaataaaataaaataaatttaaacgtGTATggatagaaaaatattaactagattaattacttaaaagaatatgattattttgtggaagaaaagaaaatataaagaagaaCATTTTAGATAATTCACATTTTGCGAATCAAGCCAATTATTATAGAGACATCCCCATTAatgtatagtatatattagtgattttcaatcaatgtattttttatttgtatggaCAACAAATTGGAGAAGTTTACTGATGTGCCTTTCTGCTTCATTGCTTCCTTATTTATAACAGTCCGCGGATTTTAAATACGGacttcaaatttgttttttgataaCGTTATTGCCCTCgtcatctctttttcttcttcagatGACGTTATTGCGTTCGTTATCCCGTGTCCTTTCTAGTTATTTAGTATTATTGGCTTGTCAGTCATGTACTTGCTAGTTGGCTTTCCTGTTTTGCTGACTGTTGGTCATCGTCATCTTCTGCCGACAGTCTCcttcttgaatttttacattcttttatttttactctgatttataaaaaaattttcttttaccctTATCCTGATTTAGTTCATGTTTCTTCTGGGTGACCCGAATTTTGTCTCGAACAAGgcattttcttatttctcgCAGCAAAACTATacatggttatgccattgcccaacatgcagcCTATTGGATGCCTTCATCCTTGTGACTCCGGTCCCTGACAgcttattttcttaaattaacatcctcttcttttcaaataagctttctgcGAACTTGGTAATTCTCATGTTATGGAGTTTAACATGAATGATCCATTTAAATTGTTTGAGAAGATTTTAAATGGATAATTTACTTTGTCCATTTCAGTGATACAACCCAAAACCCCAAGTTCTTTTGATGGAAATATCATCTTTCTTTATGGCTGACAACAATTGAGCTTCTCTTGAGGcaactttaaattttgttgaaagctacgATATCTGGTCTCTGCAGCTTGATGAAATAGAATGTCGGATGAGACCCATTTCCTGTTGTTTCTGGAGTAGCTGATATGAATTTTAGCTCAAGAATATCTCATTATTTTAAGTGGGGATTATTTTGCTATGAGTCATAAACTACCCCACTAATCCATTCCAAAAGTATCGAAATTTTCGAAAAACTTGACGAAATAGCAatcgagttttttttttttttttttgagatattatataaagtaaattatattgatatccTTGagattagattaaaatatacaatttttttttgtaaaatacatCGATACCCTTTGagattataattgtaattccAACTAAACATTCTATTCAAAGGCAAAACttatacaaatacattttgaaaaatattatactaatatccCCAGGAGTTGTAGCTGTAGCTGTagtttttttaagaaataacaagtatttgtttaatttgatCTAAAATCAAGGGGTACCCGTGTAATTTTACCTTGTGTTCTAATATGTGAGGTTATTATGGGCATTTGCCATGAACTTTTGAGGCTTATACGTGTAGTTGACATTTGTTTTCTGCCATCGAAGGCTAGCCCAAATAATTTGTCATTCGTTTTGAgatgattataattacacatttATCGTTTTCAGAATcgagacttgcattaatatCTTGAGTTAGTCTTAAATGATTGATTGGGACCATTCAGTTAAAGTAAACATGACCtaaatgaattttacaaaCCTTATTCATCTGtactaatacaaaaaaaaaaaaatcttctacACTCATAAATGATGGTCAATGACACCGCTCTATCAATATTTAAGTATGGCAATTGTACTtgtaattagattattttaaaaattaattataactattttttttaacaaaaataatttcacgtCATTTTAATATCACTACACAGTCTTTTTTGTTGTGTcgataatatcttataaaaaaaggcCCCTTATTGCAATCTCTGAGTCgatattcaattttagtctGTCCTTTTAAGTCATTTCACATTCACCCGTCCCAAATCCCCCCTAGAAGCTGGTGGCCTACTGTGAAATTTCGATAACTATTGGGTCACTTTTGATATTATCATAGAATCCCTTCAAAGACGCCACAAAACCCTAATACCCAAACCCAAATCTACTAGCAGCAACGTTCGCCCATCCGCTGCAGGGCTACTGATCCAAGTCTCCCGGCGCCACCAGAACATCCGCATCAATCAACTCCGCTGAAACGAGAAAGCTAGGAAATGGCGTCGAAGTACGACTTGACGCAGCGGATAGCGCCGCAGTTGGACCGGCATCTGGTGTTCCCACTTCTTGAATTCTTGCAGGAGAGAGGTTTGTACCCCGAGGAAGATCTTTTGAAGGCGAAAATTGAGCTTCTTAACAATACGAACATGGTCGATTATGCTATGGACATTCACAAATCCCTCTACCGATCCGACGACGTTCCCACCGGTATGTATGTGGTGGGGAAGGGgctgttcaattttttatcgatttatttgaattaatctAGGATTTTGAGTGGTATGTTTGGTTATTTGGATTTAAGATGCATTGTTGAGTCGTTATGTGTGGTAGCGTTGCTTAGGATTTATGGTCTCGGGGAGGTAGCATCAGCCCACACCTAGAATCGCTAACTTTGAGAATGGTAATACGGCGTACTTTAATTTTAGATGGTgctaatttgatttgttttagaTATGATTGTTTGTACTAATTTACGTTCTCGGGAGTTTTCTAGTTAAGGAGCAGCTGTTTACCTCAGATGCTTCAGTTAGTTCTTCTACCTCCGGGATATTCTAGCTATTGATTCCAATATTTCTATTAGTCCATGCTAATTTTCAATGTAGTTTCTGTTATGTGGGTCTCTAATTTTTGAGCTTGTGAGGTTGTTTTCATCTTTGTTACATATATGTTTCCTATTATCCGATGTAATCCGGATACATTTTACATAAAGTGTCTTCTCAAGCGCCTGGGATTGGgctatttttatgcatttgaTAAATGCTCCTTGATATAGTTCCCTTTACAGTGTTGTCATGACTTGGCTATTTGATCCCATTCGCCCTAGAGGCAGGGAACTTTTTCTTGTGACATGTAACTGTTTGTTATCTGTGTATGGATGTGTGTTACATTATTCACTTCTAATGTAAACGTGGTTACTGTTGTGTTTAAATTGTTATAGTCTAAGTAGTTCTTTGTTTTGCTGTTTGCTTTAGAAATGGTGGAAAGGAGAGCTGAGGTGGTGGGTAGGCTTAAGGCATTGGAAGAGGCAGCAGCTCCTTTGATTACATTTCTGCAGAATCCTAATGCAGTTCAGGAATTGAGGGCTGACAAACAGTACAATCTTCAGATGCTTAATGATCGCTATCAGGTGAGTTCATCAAGCTTCCATGATTCATGATCTTGTTCACTTTCCAAAGAATGGAGCATGTAATGTGCTTATGAGTTATTATCGGTTCAAGGGCAATCTAAGTGAGATCATAAGTTGATGAGGGTGGATTTATCATACATTCACTTGCAAGTTTGTCTCTGCGCATGAAAAAGATCTACTTTACATGGTTAATAATAGTGCATGTTTCTTTGATGCATGCTAGGTTGGTGAATAACATCGTGATGATTATATGACTAAGTGAAATTGACAggctttaattttatgatgttGGAATCCTTTGCTGAACCTCTTGTCTTGCAGCTTTTTTGAGATCTCTTGTGTTAATAGTTTAACTGATTATACTCGTTTAATGCTGCTGTCCAGATTGGTCCAGATCAGATAGAAGCGTTGTATCAATATGCCAAATTCCAGTTTGAATGTGGAAACTACTCTGGTGCTGCTGATTACTTGTATCAGTACAGGGCCTTGTGCACCAATAATGAAAGGAATTTAAGTGCATTATGGGGAAAGCTAGCAGCAGAGATATTGATGCAAAATTGGGATATCGCACTAGAGGAGCTTAACCGCttgaaggaaattattgactctAAGGTTGAATGGTTGATCTCGAgacactttttctttttctaacttGTGCTATtctcttatttattacatGAGGGCTAATAATGATATACATCCTGTAGAGTTTCTCTTCTCCGTTGAATCAAGTGCAGAGTAGAATATGGCTAATGCATTGGAGTTTGTTTATCTTCTTCAACCACGACAATGGAAGAACACAGATTATTGACTTGTTTAATCAGGACAAGTACGGCTCCACAATGGATCTATTTCATTTACGCATTTCTTCATCTGGTCGGCTGAGAAAATAGATGATTGTGTGTTTAGCCTAAGTAAATTCCATATCAATTGTAACACTAGATGTTTGACTTATCTCATTAGGCcatccctctctctctctctctctccttctctctTCTTGTGCCACAAGGAGTGAGGGTCAGATGGTTGTTTGTGTTGGTAATAACTGGGCATCTGATAATAGAAAAATCGGTAAATCATTTTGAAGATCTCAATTCTAGTGTATGAGATTGCATGTATCTCATTATACTTCCTGCTTATCTTGCaaactcattttttgtttaatatgatGCATCTGTTGATAGTTATTGCAATTATTTGCTAGTTTTCCCTCTTGAATAAGTACTTTGTTAACCATAGTTtgaatcttttaaataaatttcaggTATCTGAATGCAATTCAAACAAATGCACCTCATCTTTTACGTTACCTGGCAACTGCTTTCATTGTCAACAAAAGGAGGCGGCCTCAATTTAAGGAATTTATAAAGGTGATCCAGCAAGAGCAGTACTCTTATGAAGATCCCATTACTGAGTTTTTGGCTTGTCTATACGTCAACTATGATTTTGATGGGGCTCATAAAAAGATGAAAGAATGTGAAGAAGTAAGCTGTAATTCCAAATTGTTCCTCGCTCACATTCGCTCAAAGTCATAGCATCACTTCTAAACCAACTTATATTGACGCAGGTGATATTGAATGACCCATTTCTTGGGAAGCGAGTTGAAGAAGGAAACTTTACCTCCATACCATTAAGAGATGAGTTCCTTGAAAATGCACGCCTTTTCATCTTTGAGACCTATTGCCGTATTCATCAGCGCATTGACATGAGGCAAGTCCCTGAAATTGTTCCTTAAATTACCAAATTTCTTCTTGCCTCTGGCAAAGTTTCTACCCTCCCTGATCAAAACGCACATGCTGCTAAAAACATACTTCAGCTTGACATCCTAGTTACACACATGAATTCAACTGATACCTGATAAATGCGTGGTATCCTTGTCAAACTTTCTTCATGTTACATCATTATGAGTTAGTTATGGGGTCTTCTTGACAGTGTGCTTGCTGAGAAActgaatttgaattatgagGAGGCAGAAAGATGGATTGTGAATCTTATAAGGACCTCAAAGCTTGAAGCTAAGATTGATTCAAAAACAGGAACAATTTTAATGGAGCCCAATCATGCCAATGTGTAAGTTTTGCTGATAATATCATGTTGAGATTATTACTCTTTGGGCATCCCATTTTTCCTTGCTAATTGCCTGTGCCCGAATCCTTTTCCCCCTTTCCTGATTTGTCGGCTTCTTTGTTGTTTACCAGGTATGAACAGCTTATTGATCATACAAAAGCACTTTCTGGCCGCACTTACAAATTGGTCAGCCAGCTTCTGGAACATGCTCAGGCTCAGGTTACCCGGTAGATTTTTTAGTGGTAGTGGTCGATTGAAATTGATGAATTAGTTTTATCCTTACAAATTTTGGATTAAGAGCAACTACAGTTGATGTCTTTTATGTAGATTCATGCCTTATTGCGAGGAATCTAACAATTCCTAAATTGTATGGTGCTGTAATATGCTGTTATAAGATTAACATTAATATGCTTTGGATCAATTGATTTAAGAATCAGGAGGCTATGTGAAGATTGGAATGAGCCTATGCCTATTGATTACAACTTTCCGCCAATTACAATTCTACTACAACTAATGATGTACATTTCTTGGTAAACCTGTTCAAAACTGGGAATGTTCTCTGGACATGAAAATGGATACTGGACATGATCTTTGAAGCAGAACATACCATTGAACCAAACTGATACCATGTGCCCCATCTGCTTGTCATTTATTGGTACAAACAAGTCACTGCTGCGTGTCAATgcaactttttctttctttaaatgGAAAAGATGTTCTATTTTGTGGgatgttataattttgatataatgaCATTCTTCAGGTTGGAATGAGAGCCTAATTGTCTCATTTGCGACAGAAACatagaattataattcttttctccAGTAAAAGATGATGAGACCTATGTGAAGGACCTTCTGACCATAGTACAAAATGTGGAGATCCTTCCATCTAAAGTCACTTGTGAGTTTGTGACCAAGACAATAAATTGTGACAAATGTGGCTAACTATCAAACTTCAGAAAACCATGGCCAAATTGGTTTGCACATTGTTGAGACCCAATCGACCCACTTCTTCGCCTCCACTGCCGTATCAAAGCCTGCAAAGCTCCTGTATATAATCTAGGCACGGCCACTGCCTCCTTCATGGTTGACACCCTCCAGCAGCTTCTTGTGAAATTCTAGCTCACACCAAGTTCGGTAATAAATGAGCTAGTTTACACGAAGAATGCACTATAAGTGGACAGTCTAATAAGACAACCAATCACATTATGTGTGCGATGATGCCTCCCATAATCAGTTGAATGTGGATGAACTTGGTTAGAGTAAAAGTTTTTCGTGTTTCTTGCATCTATTTACTTATTGGATTGTAACTTTTCCAGCTCTGGCTCGAAAATGTGCGTGTCTGATGTCCTCATGCTGCTTTTTAGATGTgaatttaaaacttttctgTGTACTTGTGGTGGTAAGTTTCTGAAAGCACTAAGAGCGCATTGCATCACTTATGTCTTAGATCAAAGTTGATACTTTATAGTGAAACTTTGAAATCTAGTATTCTTCTGTGCTTTCTGATGGGAAGATTCCCCGAGTAAAAAGCGCGTAAATTTCTACAATTATGTACGCTTAATAGGCTTCATTTATGTGCCTTGAGCATCATTCAGGGAGTTATTTTTCAATGTCTCTGTTGTCAAAAGGCATGGGATCTTCTGAAAATTCTCTGTCCAGGAGCTAACATCGCAAGGGGATCATAACTCAATTTCCTCATGGAGAAAACATCCCATTGAGTGCCAAAATGTGCTCTCCACTCTTCTGTAGTGCTGTAATGAGGCAAATACTGTTTGATTCCAAGATGGGGCCTTgcacaaaaatcaagaattctGTCGTTCCGGGTTAGAATCGATTCCAGGCCATCTTTCCCTGTTGAAGATGGTATTGCTGAGGATAGAAAGGCAACCAGGTAGAAAACATCCTCCTTGGGTGTTACCAATGATGTCCTGTTTTTCCACCTGTCATGCAAGAATGCTATTAATATCAGTACAAGAATCACATCTTCTTCTTTCTGACTGTCAGTCCAAGGATTAGTACCTAGATTTGTCGACCGGGTAGATCAGAACAGGGCCGTGACTGGTTTCTTTGACAATGTTGCCAAAAACTTCTTGAGCAAACTCATGAATGCTACTTCTTGGAACAAGTAGATTCAGCCATGGATGTGGCACCTCCCACAACCCTTTCTCCCGGAGTTTGATTTCAGAGACATGTACTCTATCCAGGAAATCGACATAAGTGACCTCTGACAGGAAGAGGGTTGAGCCAACATAATTCAGTCCCGATAACAAGTTATCAACATCCTGCGTGGCCGTTTACAAAGGTGAAACCTTGAGCAGAACTCTTGAATTGCAAGAGACTAATATGGATCAGAAAGGCTCACCTGGTCAATGTGATCGGCCTCTTCTGCAGTGAAATACTTTGCAACTTCTAGGCAAAACAGAATCCTACCTTCAGAAGTGAACTGACTGGCTTGGACCGGATCTTTGGGATTGAAAGATGATCTCCAGTTGTTCAGTAGACCAGTTCTGTTTATAATAACGAACCCTTCAATGTAATCAAAAGTGTTTGCCGAAGATATGAGGTGCTCTTGGTCATTGGTGAACATCGAGAAGTCCGAGTAAAGTGCTCTTATCCATTTCACCTGTTAGAAAACAGACAGGTTGTAAGTTGTAAGAATATCCTATGAAGTGATTTATATCCTGGAAATGTATTGAAAAAGGTAATGACCATTCTTGGGGCTGGCTCTAGAGCTATTGAAG
This Sesamum indicum cultivar Zhongzhi No. 13 linkage group LG5, S_indicum_v1.0, whole genome shotgun sequence DNA region includes the following protein-coding sequences:
- the LOC105162563 gene encoding eukaryotic translation initiation factor 3 subunit E, with product MASKYDLTQRIAPQLDRHLVFPLLEFLQERGLYPEEDLLKAKIELLNNTNMVDYAMDIHKSLYRSDDVPTEMVERRAEVVGRLKALEEAAAPLITFLQNPNAVQELRADKQYNLQMLNDRYQIGPDQIEALYQYAKFQFECGNYSGAADYLYQYRALCTNNERNLSALWGKLAAEILMQNWDIALEELNRLKEIIDSKSFSSPLNQVQSRIWLMHWSLFIFFNHDNGRTQIIDLFNQDKYLNAIQTNAPHLLRYLATAFIVNKRRRPQFKEFIKVIQQEQYSYEDPITEFLACLYVNYDFDGAHKKMKECEEVILNDPFLGKRVEEGNFTSIPLRDEFLENARLFIFETYCRIHQRIDMSVLAEKLNLNYEEAERWIVNLIRTSKLEAKIDSKTGTILMEPNHANVYEQLIDHTKALSGRTYKLVSQLLEHAQAQVTR
- the LOC105162564 gene encoding cytokinin dehydrogenase 1-like, whose amino-acid sequence is MFISQSHTIFRQKATGLTLLLVFLLGFTINRDYLCSDHPFTTPTIYHSSAPSTLHSAMAKMTFDGHLSFDHVENAAKDFGNRYHLMPSAVLHPKSVSDISNIIRYIFDLGLTSELTIAARGHGHSLQGQSQAYQGVVIDMESLRVPEMSFHMGEHPFVEVSAGELWINILHESLKRGLAPKSWTDYLHLTVGGTLSNAGISGQAFRHGPQIDNVYQLQVVTGRGQMVTCSEEENTDLFHAVLGGLGQFGIITKASIALEPAPRMVKWIRALYSDFSMFTNDQEHLISSANTFDYIEGFVIINRTGLLNNWRSSFNPKDPVQASQFTSEGRILFCLEVAKYFTAEEADHIDQDVDNLLSGLNYVGSTLFLSEVTYVDFLDRVHVSEIKLREKGLWEVPHPWLNLLVPRSSIHEFAQEVFGNIVKETSHGPVLIYPVDKSRWKNRTSLVTPKEDVFYLVAFLSSAIPSSTGKDGLESILTRNDRILDFCARPHLGIKQYLPHYSTTEEWRAHFGTQWDVFSMRKLSYDPLAMLAPGQRIFRRSHAF